From a region of the Castanea sativa cultivar Marrone di Chiusa Pesio chromosome 10, ASM4071231v1 genome:
- the LOC142613717 gene encoding uncharacterized protein LOC142613717, with protein sequence MLSLFICGSCSFHHQEEEEKENNISAPLPTKKSKKGNMNPYSTRGLDKFSELLADLDEKRQKIYSQLGNERISIVRFVYSNSNDCVPIVVKLKKVQKEDEDKDKDKHVSVTQNNSEAADEIVQAPVALKEVQQPKLELSNEKTENKKKSLPWNVKLDKWKRPSYYLPVIIILILLSLAVYGRSFAVICTSIGWYVFPILKDSSSTKNPAPKKNYVRRFSENYKRENENMKDYKKTYSGSLETTSQGHRIRRKSL encoded by the coding sequence ATGTTGAGTCTTTTTATCTGTGGCAGCTGCTCTTTCCAtcaccaagaagaagaagaaaaagaaaataacatttcTGCTCCATTAccaacaaagaaatcaaaaaaaggTAACATGAACCCCTATTCCACACGTGGGCTTGATAAATTCTCTGAACTTTTAGCTGATCTTGATGAGAAAAGGCAGAAGATTTACTCACAATTGGGTAATGAACGTATCTCTATTGTGCGTTTTGTCTACTCCAACTCAAACGATTGTGTTCCAATTGTGGTGAAGTTGAAGAAGGTCCAAAAGGAAGACgaagacaaagacaaagacaaaCATGTAAGCGTCACACAAAACAATTCAGAAGCTGCGGATGAGATTGTTCAGGCCCCAGTTGCTTTGAAAGAAGTTCAGCAACCAAAATTGGaattatcaaatgaaaaaacagagaacaagaagaagagcCTGCCATGGAACGTGAAGTTGGATAAATGGAAGCGACCATCTTATTATTTGCCAGTGATTATAATCTTGATCTTGTTGTCATTAGCTGTGTATGGTCGATCTTTTGCTGTAATATGCACCTCAATCGGGTGGTATGTATTCCCTATCTTAAAAGACAGCTCAAGTACCAAAAATCCAGCGCCAAAGAAGAATTATGTAAGAAGATTCAGCGAGAATTACAAGAGGGAGAATGAGAATATGAAAGATTATAAGAAAACCTATTCTGGGTCTCTGGAAACTACTTCACAAGGACATCGAATTCGACGCAAATCCTTGTGA